In one bacterium genomic region, the following are encoded:
- a CDS encoding PTS sugar transporter subunit IIA, whose protein sequence is MKLAELLSVEVIETDLKATDKDSVLKELVDLLFKAGEITNREKILEAVKEREKLMSTGIGHGVAIPHAKCEGINTLLAAFGRSKKGIDFQSLDGEPVYLFFLLLSPENVTGPHIKALAKISRLLKHHYVREILKTAETSEKALELIRQEEAKHL, encoded by the coding sequence ATGAAATTAGCTGAACTTCTAAGTGTAGAAGTAATTGAAACAGACCTAAAAGCCACCGATAAAGATAGCGTGTTAAAAGAATTGGTAGATTTACTTTTTAAGGCAGGGGAAATTACCAATAGGGAAAAGATTTTAGAGGCAGTGAAAGAAAGAGAGAAATTAATGAGTACCGGTATTGGTCATGGGGTAGCAATCCCTCATGCAAAATGTGAGGGAATAAATACATTACTTGCCGCTTTTGGCAGGTCAAAAAAAGGTATAGACTTTCAATCCTTAGATGGTGAGCCGGTGTATTTATTCTTTTTATTACTTTCTCCAGAAAATGTTACCGGCCCTCATATAAAGGCATTAGCTAAAATCTCAAGACTCCTTAAACATCACTATGTGCGTGAAATCTTGAAAACTGCTGAGACTTCAGAAAAAGCATTAGAATTAATCAGGCAAGAAGAAGCAAAACATTTATAG